The genomic stretch CTGATCAGCTTTTTCAGCCAGGAGAAGAACAGGAATCTGATTGAAAAGTTACGTGAAAGAGGCTTGCGGCTTAAAGCCGGCAAGGAGGAAATCTCACTGAAATCGACCAGGTTGGGAAATAAGACTATTGTTATCAGTGGTGTGTTCAACCGTTTCTCGCGTGAAGAGGCCAAGAGGCTCATCGAGGAACATGGCGGAAAAAATGCCGGCACTGTTTCTTCCAGGACTGACTTCATCCTTGGCGGCGCCGACATGGGTCCTAAGAAACTTGAAAAAGCCAGAGAAATGGGTATAAAAATCATCGCAGAGGAGGATTTCCTCAAAATGATAGAAGAACCATCACCATAAAAGAAATCAATAAATCCCCGGAGGTCTCAGGCTCTATATTTTCTCAATATCACCTGCACCGGAAACCTGCGTATTCACTTTTTCCGGTTCACCACGGTAGCGCACTGTGCCGGCTCCGCTTACTTCAACGTCAAGTTCTTTTGTCACATATATTCTGGCATCACCGGCGCCTGACATGGACATCCGGCATATAGCTATTTCCAAGTTCTCGGCTGATATTTCGGTGGCTCCGGAAGCCTCCACGATTGCTTCGTTAACTTTACCCGACAATGTCAGCTCGCTGGCTCCTGACAATTCCATTTCAATTTTCTGCGCTGTCAGGTTCATTTCGATTTCTGAAGCGCCACTTGCGTCGATACTGAGGTCATTGAAATTCAGACTGTTTTCACTCCAAAGCTCCACTGCACCGCTGAATTCCATGCTTTCGAGGGTCTTAAATGTAATATACGCCTTTAGCTTTTCAAACCTGATACAATCTTTCTCGGTTGAAATGATTAATATTCCATCCTTAACTTCAGTAGTGATATATTGAAGCAGGTTTTCATCGGTTTCAATGGTAAGCGCTTCCCTATCGCCTTGTTTGAGCACAACCTGGAAAGCCCCCCCGATATCGATTCCGGTGAAAGAATCCACAGACCTTTCTTCAGTCACTACTTTGCCATTGCCATGTTGGATGTCACAGCATCCGTATGAATAGAAAATAAATCCGACAATCAGGATGAATGGACTAAAAATCATTTTGGACATAACTTTTTTCATAACTTTTTTTTTCAAAGATATAATACTTTATAAAACAAACTTGATTATTCTGCCTTTAATATCACACTGGCATTCGTGCTTTCGATTTTTACTATTGATCGGGGATCGCTTTGCGATCCGACATATCCCTTGTATGTTGTACTTACATAATCTTCTTCCCTGACCGAAATTTTAGAAAGATTTTTAGGGTACTCCAATGAACCGAATTTTATCGTTGCGTTGACCAGGTAGTTGGCATCCCTTGAAAAGTTCAATTGCACATCACCGAAGCGATTATTGATGATAATGTCATTGAAGGAGGAAGGGATATACCCAATTTCTATATCGCCATATTGTGATTCTAACTCTCCATGCACGTTAAGCGTCTCAATTTCAATATCTGAGAACTTTGAATCACTGTTAAGCAGATTTACTTTACCGATTTTATATGTGTCATACTGTGACATGACACCTGCGACATCCGCAACGTCGATATTCACTGTTGAAAACTTCGTATCCAGTTTCAGGTCACCCGATTCAGCCAGGGTAAGCTCCGAATATTTTAATTCGACCTTACCGCTTTTCATATATTTGATCACTGCGTCACTGAACTTGATCGACAGCGTATTAGAGGTGTTTTGAATCCGGTTGGCTTCCATGTTACCATAACTCAGATCGATGGTCAAAGGGCCTTCAACCTGATCAATAAAAATATCCCCAAATTTATTGTCCAGGGCTACTTCAAGTGATTTAGGCATATAAATTTCATAATCAATGCTGAAGTTTTGTGAATCGTCTTTACCAGACCAATTTTCACTGATACTGGTTTCAGCCTTCACCATTGCATTGCTCCCAGAAATATCAATGCTTATATGATCGAATATCCGCTGTGCTTTCTGCTCGTTGCCGGCTTCAACTGATATGGTGACCTCTACCGATACTGCCATCTTTTCCCAGTTATTGCAATGGATCTTACCATATTTATTTTTCACCGAAAGCAAGGCATCGCTATTAACCGTAAATTCCTTTTTGATGTTTTTGGTAAATTTTTCGGATGCTGCAAAGCTCTTCCAACCCGGGAAGAAAATGATCAGCGCTGCAGCAAGCCATAATTTAAATCGCCTGGTTTTCATTGTTCTGATTTTGGTTTGTGTTTTGTTTATTTGTTTGATTTAATTCAATGATAATATGATCGAGAAGGTTGGTCATGATGCGGTAGTTGTTGGCTATAGCATCCAGAATCCTTTCGCTTTTTGCTCCTTTGGAGTATTCATTTTGCAATTCAACAGTACTGGCATTGATTTCTTTTACTTCATGCATTGCCATTTGCCTAAGCCTTGTGGCTTCCTTATCTGAACCGGCCAGTTGTTCAATCCGGGTCAGCTTATCGTTGTTCATTTTAGTGTAGTATGCCTCCACTTCCATTAACTCCTTCGGAAGAGCTGTTTGATTTTCAGCATAAACAGAAGGTCTGTTTCTCATATAAAACTGGGATACCAGAAAAGAAACCAGGGCCATGATAGCTATTACAGCAGCTATACGGAGGATCCAGCGGATATTCCATACTTGCCTGTCAGGATGGTTGTATTTGGCGAGTTTCCGGCTGAATGTCTCAAAATGATCATCCGACGGTTCATGGATATCGAAATGTTCCTTGTTTTCCTGTATTTTTCTCTCAAGTTTCGACATGGATTTGTCAATTATAATGTTTTAAAATATCAAGTTTCTGATTCTTTCCTGCTGAAGGATTTCCAATAGCCTTTGTTTGGCCCTGAAATACCGGATGCGCGAAGTGTTATTCGAGATATTCAGGATATCGCTGATTTCTTCATGATCATAACCTTCAAGGAGGAACAACGATAATACAACCCGGTAATCATCCGGTAACCTGGTGATGGCTTTTCTGATTTCTTCAACCTGGTAATCGACATCCTCAGCATAGTCATTATCGTCATGGTCCGGTATTTCATGATCATATTCTTCCACGAAGGAGAGTCCGGTATTTTTTTTCAGGGCATCAAGTGAGTTGTTAATCACTATTTTTTTGAGCCAGGCACCAAAACTGGCTGTGCCCTTGAAATCCTCGATACGTTGAAATGCGTCAAGGAACGAATCCTGCATCACATCTTCAGCTTCGGCTGTATTATTCACGATACGCAAGCTGGTGTTATACATGTTTTTGTAATACAGCCGGTATATTTCAAATTGCGCCCGCGGATCCTTCGTGCGGCAACCTTCAATAAGATCCTGGTGTATATGCTTGACAGGTGTATCCAAAGCACTGAGTTTTGAATGAAAGACTACGGAAAAATGGAAATGTTACATAAATATTTTAAATTGAAGAAATTAAAATTAAAATTTACAGTGGAAATTTTAAAATTATTAAAAAATCATTATAAATACTGGGTCATGTTTACAGTAAATTTTGATTAATATGAGGGCATACATTTTATATTCATAATATATGCAGTACGACAAAAAAGAATTCCGGAC from Bacteroidota bacterium encodes the following:
- a CDS encoding DUF2807 domain-containing protein — protein: MKKVMSKMIFSPFILIVGFIFYSYGCCDIQHGNGKVVTEERSVDSFTGIDIGGAFQVVLKQGDREALTIETDENLLQYITTEVKDGILIISTEKDCIRFEKLKAYITFKTLESMEFSGAVELWSENSLNFNDLSIDASGASEIEMNLTAQKIEMELSGASELTLSGKVNEAIVEASGATEISAENLEIAICRMSMSGAGDARIYVTKELDVEVSGAGTVRYRGEPEKVNTQVSGAGDIEKI
- a CDS encoding DUF4097 family beta strand repeat-containing protein; the encoded protein is MKTRRFKLWLAAALIIFFPGWKSFAASEKFTKNIKKEFTVNSDALLSVKNKYGKIHCNNWEKMAVSVEVTISVEAGNEQKAQRIFDHISIDISGSNAMVKAETSISENWSGKDDSQNFSIDYEIYMPKSLEVALDNKFGDIFIDQVEGPLTIDLSYGNMEANRIQNTSNTLSIKFSDAVIKYMKSGKVELKYSELTLAESGDLKLDTKFSTVNIDVADVAGVMSQYDTYKIGKVNLLNSDSKFSDIEIETLNVHGELESQYGDIEIGYIPSSFNDIIINNRFGDVQLNFSRDANYLVNATIKFGSLEYPKNLSKISVREEDYVSTTYKGYVGSQSDPRSIVKIESTNASVILKAE
- a CDS encoding sigma-70 family RNA polymerase sigma factor, which gives rise to MDTPVKHIHQDLIEGCRTKDPRAQFEIYRLYYKNMYNTSLRIVNNTAEAEDVMQDSFLDAFQRIEDFKGTASFGAWLKKIVINNSLDALKKNTGLSFVEEYDHEIPDHDDNDYAEDVDYQVEEIRKAITRLPDDYRVVLSLFLLEGYDHEEISDILNISNNTSRIRYFRAKQRLLEILQQERIRNLIF